The following proteins come from a genomic window of Yinghuangia sp. ASG 101:
- a CDS encoding cupin domain-containing protein, producing the protein MTTTLDLFTSALHLHPDGDVRAVERRMTSGAPGAWQIATFHAETDADVHADHWEMHPEAEEAVCCLTGSVRLYFRPTGPDEAEHMVQLQPGGAVIVPRGRWHRLELDSPSNLMSIGRRHGTRLEHRTGAY; encoded by the coding sequence ATGACCACCACCCTCGACCTGTTCACCTCGGCGCTGCACCTCCACCCCGACGGCGACGTCCGGGCCGTCGAACGGCGCATGACAAGCGGCGCCCCCGGCGCCTGGCAGATCGCCACATTCCATGCGGAGACCGACGCCGACGTTCACGCAGACCATTGGGAGATGCACCCCGAAGCCGAAGAGGCAGTGTGCTGCCTGACCGGCAGCGTCCGCCTCTACTTCCGCCCCACCGGACCCGACGAGGCCGAGCACATGGTGCAGTTGCAGCCCGGCGGCGCCGTGATCGTCCCACGCGGTCGGTGGCACCGTCTCGAACTCGATTCCCCCAGCAACCTGATGTCGATCGGCCGGCGCCACGGCACCCGCCTCGAACATCGAACCGGCGCATACTGA
- a CDS encoding TetR family transcriptional regulator codes for MTGLRERKKEQTKQRITAVALQLFAERGFDAVTVSEIAEAAEVAKATLFSYFPSKESLALQGVGQENLAEIVARRPAGLSPLQALQAHYEAFADGHMAAVDRGQVLAQMRVIFDSPTLSGAANALLYQQRRALADVLAEEYGETAAALVAAQVAATALTLRESFFHILAGGASPQEAVRALAKDTELAFALLEHGVRHLKGR; via the coding sequence ATGACAGGGCTTCGCGAGCGCAAGAAGGAACAGACGAAGCAGCGGATCACCGCTGTGGCATTGCAGTTGTTCGCCGAGCGCGGTTTCGATGCCGTGACGGTCAGTGAAATCGCCGAGGCCGCCGAAGTCGCCAAGGCCACTCTCTTTTCGTACTTCCCCAGCAAGGAGTCGCTCGCGCTGCAGGGCGTGGGACAGGAGAATCTGGCCGAGATCGTCGCCCGGCGGCCGGCAGGGCTCTCGCCGCTCCAGGCGCTGCAAGCCCACTATGAAGCGTTCGCGGACGGGCACATGGCAGCGGTGGACCGGGGCCAGGTGCTCGCCCAGATGCGCGTGATCTTCGACAGCCCCACGCTCAGCGGAGCCGCGAACGCCCTGCTCTACCAGCAACGCCGGGCGCTCGCCGACGTACTGGCGGAGGAGTACGGGGAGACGGCGGCCGCACTGGTGGCGGCTCAAGTCGCCGCGACCGCGCTCACCCTCCGGGAGTCCTTCTTCCACATTCTGGCCGGCGGCGCATCACCACAGGAGGCGGTCCGCGCCCTGGCGAAGGACACCGAGCTCGCCTTCGCTCTGCTGGAGCATGGCGTCCGTCACCTGAAGGGGCGGTGA
- a CDS encoding MFS transporter encodes MYRNSPGRPGAVLAAAAVAQFVFALDMSVVNVALPAIRTALGFAPLDLSWVVHVYALTFGGFLLLGGRACDLYGRRRMFLLGLTVFGVCSLAGGLAQAPWQLIAARAGQGLGAAAAAPAALAMLTTAFPEGPARVRALGVWSAVNAAGGALGVLAGGLLTEYAGWRWVMLVNLPFVAVAVALVLAGVPAEARQALREPLDVPGAVLACGGVGLLVLGVVRTDTQGWGSPTTWATLAAAAVLLAAFVFVESRSPAPLLRLGLLRSRWVAGANVLVFLAAAGQFAAFYFVSLYMQQVLGMGAAATGAAFLPFSAGLVAGTVVATRITAARAPRASLVPGALLAAAGLAWFARISSDGSFLADVLGPSLVTGVGAGLVLAPVAAAATTGIASHEAGMASGLMNSSRQLGGSLGLAVLATVAAHHTGTATSPAALNDGYALGLAVAAGLFVIAAVAAVAVLPRSRTGAPRTQAPAPTQEQTDKQLEGTAS; translated from the coding sequence ATGTACAGAAACTCGCCTGGGCGGCCCGGAGCCGTGCTTGCGGCAGCCGCCGTCGCCCAGTTCGTCTTCGCCCTGGACATGTCCGTGGTCAACGTCGCACTGCCCGCGATACGCACTGCGCTGGGGTTCGCACCGCTCGACCTGTCGTGGGTCGTGCACGTGTACGCGCTCACGTTCGGCGGGTTCCTGCTGCTGGGGGGCCGCGCCTGCGATCTGTACGGCCGACGCCGGATGTTCCTGCTGGGGCTAACCGTCTTCGGGGTGTGCTCGCTGGCGGGCGGGCTGGCTCAAGCTCCCTGGCAGTTGATCGCGGCACGCGCCGGGCAGGGCCTGGGCGCCGCCGCGGCCGCGCCGGCGGCGCTGGCGATGCTCACCACCGCCTTCCCCGAAGGCCCCGCTCGCGTCCGGGCGCTGGGGGTGTGGAGCGCGGTGAATGCGGCGGGCGGCGCGCTGGGCGTGCTGGCGGGCGGGCTCCTGACCGAGTACGCCGGCTGGCGCTGGGTCATGTTGGTCAACCTGCCGTTCGTCGCCGTGGCGGTCGCGCTGGTTCTCGCAGGCGTGCCGGCCGAGGCACGCCAGGCGCTCCGCGAGCCGCTCGACGTCCCGGGTGCCGTCCTGGCCTGCGGCGGAGTGGGGCTGCTGGTGCTCGGGGTCGTCCGCACCGACACCCAGGGCTGGGGCTCGCCCACCACATGGGCGACCCTCGCCGCCGCGGCCGTACTGCTGGCCGCGTTCGTGTTCGTCGAGTCCCGGTCTCCCGCACCGCTGCTGCGGCTGGGCCTGCTGCGCAGTCGTTGGGTGGCCGGCGCGAACGTGCTGGTGTTCCTGGCCGCGGCCGGGCAGTTCGCGGCGTTCTACTTCGTGTCCCTCTACATGCAGCAGGTCCTGGGCATGGGGGCCGCAGCGACCGGTGCCGCGTTTCTGCCCTTCAGTGCGGGCCTGGTCGCGGGCACCGTCGTCGCGACCCGCATCACCGCGGCCCGCGCCCCGCGCGCCTCCCTGGTGCCCGGTGCCCTGCTGGCGGCCGCGGGCCTGGCCTGGTTCGCCCGCATCAGCTCCGACGGCAGCTTCCTCGCCGACGTACTCGGCCCGTCCCTCGTCACCGGCGTCGGCGCCGGACTGGTCCTGGCCCCGGTCGCCGCCGCCGCGACCACCGGCATCGCCTCGCACGAGGCCGGCATGGCCTCCGGGCTCATGAACAGCTCCCGCCAACTCGGCGGGTCCCTCGGGCTGGCGGTCCTGGCGACCGTCGCCGCGCACCACACCGGCACGGCCACCAGCCCGGCCGCGCTCAACGACGGCTACGCCCTGGGCCTGGCCGTCGCCGCAGGCCTCTTCGTCATCGCGGCAGTCGCAGCGGTCGCCGTGCTGCCCCGCAGCCGGACCGGCGCACCGCGCACGCAAGCGCCTGCTCCGACACAGGAACAGACCGACAAGCAACTGGAAGGAACAGCATCATGA
- a CDS encoding transposase family protein: protein MLVRRGPPSVTRAIGEVRPLLAERDAPSASASGCGPRPRPVDRLGASGRTGIIDGTEIRVRRLRGHHHAHRLGLARLLADGPPAEILADAGYQGLGAQTGGRVVTPPHRKFKKNTPDWFEEIHEQRRKAHSSRRIPVEHGIAHTKNWRSLTRHLGRREHVSDMVQAVASLLSHQQMTDLASARRT, encoded by the coding sequence GTGCTGGTTCGGCGTGGACCGCCCAGCGTCACCCGCGCCATCGGCGAAGTACGGCCCCTGCTCGCCGAACGGGATGCACCGTCAGCGTCGGCGTCCGGCTGCGGACCCCGGCCGAGGCCTGTCGACCGCCTCGGCGCAAGCGGGAGGACCGGGATCATCGACGGCACCGAGATCCGCGTCCGCCGGCTGCGTGGACATCACCACGCCCACCGACTGGGACTGGCCCGGCTCCTCGCGGACGGCCCGCCCGCGGAGATCCTTGCCGACGCCGGCTACCAGGGACTCGGCGCGCAAACCGGCGGGCGCGTGGTGACACCACCCCACCGCAAGTTCAAGAAGAACACTCCCGACTGGTTCGAGGAGATCCACGAGCAACGACGCAAAGCCCACTCCTCACGCCGGATCCCCGTCGAACACGGCATCGCACACACGAAGAACTGGCGATCACTGACCCGACACCTGGGCCGCCGAGAGCACGTCAGCGACATGGTCCAAGCCGTCGCCAGCCTCCTGTCCCACCAGCAGATGACGGACCTCGCGTCAGCACGGCGGACGTGA